From a single Papaver somniferum cultivar HN1 unplaced genomic scaffold, ASM357369v1 unplaced-scaffold_19, whole genome shotgun sequence genomic region:
- the LOC113338738 gene encoding ERBB-3 BINDING PROTEIN 1-like: MSDDENKEEKELDLTSPEVVTKYKTAADIVNKALQLVLSECKPGAKIVDLCEKGDSYIREQSGSVYKNVKKKIERGVAFPTCISVNNIVCHFSPLASDETVLVQGDTMKIDMGCHIDGFIAVVGHTHVLQDGPVTGRAADVVAAANTAAEVALRLVKPGNKNKDVTKAIQKVAAAYDCKIVEAVLSHQLKQFVIDGNKVILSVSNPETRVDDAEFEENEVYAIDIVVSTGEGKPKLVDEKQTTIYKRAVDKSYSLKMKASRFIFSEISQKFPIMPFSARALEEKRARLGLVECMNHELLQPYPVLHEKPGDFVAQIKFTVLLMPNGSDRITSHALQELQSTKTTDDDAEIKGWLALGTKKKKGGGKKKKAKKGGDSKADETVEAEPMDETSNATTS, encoded by the exons ATGTCTGACGACGAAAACAAAGAGGAGAAGGAGTTGGATCTCACTTCACCTGAAGTTGTTACTAAATACAAGACCGCTGCTGATATCGTTAACA AGGCACTTCAGTTGGTGCTATCAGAATGCAAACCTGGAGCGAAAATCGTAGATTTGTGCGAAAAGGGTGATTCCTATATTAGAGA GCAAAGTGGGAGTGTGTACAAGAATGTTAAGAAGAAGATTGAGAGGGGAGTTGCTTTCCCAACATGTATTTCGGTTAATAACATCGTCTGTCATTTCTCTCCACTTGCTAGTGATGAGACCGTATTGGTACAAGGGGATACGATGAAGAT TGATATGGGATGTCATATAGATGGGTTCATTGCTGTAGTAGGTCACACTCATGTCCTCCAGGACGGACCTGTGACCGGTAGGGCAGCTGATGTTGTTGCAGCTGCAAATACTGCTGCTGAAGTTGCTTTAAGACTCGTGAAACCAGGAAACAAG AACAAAGATGTCACGAAAGCTATTCAGAAAGTTGCTGCTGCATATGACTGCAAGATTGTTGAAGCTGTTCTTAGTCACCAACTAAAGCAGTTTGTGATTGATGGGAACAAGGTCATACTAAGTGTATCTAATCCAGAGACCAGAGTTGACGATGCAGAGTTCGAGGAGAATGAAGTGTATGCAATTGATATAGTTGTCAGCACAGGGGAGGGCAAG CCAAAATTAGTGGATGAGAAGCAAACAACCATTTATAAGAGAGCCGTGGACAAAAGCTACAGTTTGAAGATGAAAGCATCTAGGTTTATCTTCAGTGAAATAAGCCAGAAATTTCCTATCATGCCATTTTCGGCAAG GGCTTTGGAGGAGAAGCGGGCACGATTGGGTCTGGTTGAATGTATGAACCATGAGCTTTTGCAACCATACCCTGTTCTTCATGAGAAGCCTG GTGATTTTGTCGCCCAAATCAAGTTTACAGTTCTGTTGATGCCAAATGGGTCTGACAGAATAACAAGCCATGCTCTCCAAGAGCTGCAGTCCACGAAAACGACAGACGATGATGCTGAAATCAAGGGTTGGTTAGCCCTGGGAACCAAGAAAAAGAAAGGTggtggaaagaagaagaaag CCAAGAAAGGAGGAGATAGTAAAGCTGATGAGACGGTGGAAGCTGAACCTATGGATGAGACATCAAATGCCACTACATCATAA
- the LOC113338423 gene encoding uncharacterized protein LOC113338423, with protein MFSLLSSSSSLPLAPTLTMNDDSMTTRGRRGIYKPKSYFATKHPLPVAFLSTIPTCITAAKKVAVWRVASVNEYTALKNAGTWSLVPLEDNQNIIGCKWVFRIKYNLDGSIDRHKTRLVAKGYHQ; from the coding sequence ATGTTCAGtctattgtcatcttcttctaGTTTACCTCTAGCTCCTACACTTACTATGAATGATGACAGCATGACTACTAGGGGTAGAAGAGGAATTTACAAGccaaaatcttattttgctaCTAAACACCCACTTCCTGTTGCATTTTTATCTACAATTCCTACTTGTATAACTGCTGCTAAAAAAGTGGCAGTTTGGAGAGTTGCTTCTGTTAATGAGTACACTGCTCTGAAAAATGCTGGCACTTGGTCTCTGGTACCACTAGAAGACAATCAAAACATCATTGGATGCAAGTGGGTCTTTAGAATAAAATACAATCTTGATGGCAGTATTGACAGACATAAAACAAGACTTGTTGCTAAAGGCTATCATCAGTAG
- the LOC113339087 gene encoding clathrin heavy chain 2 produces the protein MAAANAPITMKEALTLPSIGITPQFITFTHVTMESDKYICVRETSPQNSVVIIDMSMPNQPLRRPITADSALMNPNSRILALKAQLPGTTQDHLQIFNIEMKAKMKSHQMPEQVVFWKWISPKMLGLVTQTSVYHWSIEGESDPVKMFDRTANLASNQIINYRCDPSEKWLVLIGIAPGSPERPQLVKGNMQLFSVEQQRSQSLEAHAASFASHKIPGNENPSTLICFATKTTNAGQITSKLHVIELGAQPGKPAFSKKQADLFFPPDFADDFPVSMQISHKYSLIYVITKLGLLFVYDLETATAVYRNRISPDPIFLTAEASSVGGFYAVNRRGQVLLATVNEATIVPFVSGQLNNLELAVNLAKRGNLPGAENLVIQRFQELFSQTKYKEAAELAAESPQGILRTPDTVAKFQSVPVQAGQTPPLLQYFGTLLTRGKLNVFESLELSRLVVNQNKKNLLENWLAEDKLECSEELGDLVKTVDNDLALKIYIKARATPKVVAAFAERREFDKILIYSKQVGYTPDYLFLLQTILRSDPQGAVNFALMMSQMEGGCPVDYNTITDLFLQRNLIREATAFLLDVLKPNLPEHGFLQTKVLEINLVTFPNVADAILANGMFSHYDRPRVAQLCEKAGLYVRALQHYAELPDIKRVIVNTHAIEPQSLVEFFGTLSKEWALECMKDLLLVNLRGNLQIIVQTAKEYSEQLGVEACIKLFEQFKSYEGLYFFLGSYLSSSEDPEIHFKYIEAAAKTGQIKEVERVTRESNFYDAEKTKNFLMEAKLPDARPLINVCDRFGYVPDLTHYLYTNNMLRYIEGYVQKVNPGNAPLVVGQLLDDECPEDFIKGLILSVRSLLPVEPLVDECEKRNRLRLLTQFLEHLVSEGSQDVHVHNALGKIIIDSNNNPEHFLTTNPYYDSRVVGKYCEKRDPTLAVVAYRRGQCDSELINVTNKNSLFKLQARYVVERMDSDLWDLVLNPENEYRRQLIDQVVSTALPESKSPEQVSAAVKAFMTADLPHELIELLEKIVLQNSAFSGNFNLQNLLILTAIKADASRVMDYINRLDNFDGPAVGEVAVEAQLFEEAFAIFKKFNLNVQAVNVLLDNIQSIERAEEFAFRVEEDAVWSQVAKAQLREGLVSEAIESFIRADDATHFLDVIKASEDANVYHDLVKYLLMVRQKSKEPKVDSELIYAYAKIDRLGDIEEFILMPNVANLQSVGDRLYDEELYEAAKIIFAFISNWAKLAVCLVKLRQFQGAVDAARKANSAKTWKEICFACVDAEEFRLAQICGLNIIIQVDDLEEVSQFYQNRGCFNELISLMESGLGLERAHMGIFTELGVLYARYRPEKLMEHIKLFSTRLNIPKLIRACDEQQHWKELVYLYIQYDEFDNAATTIMNHSPEAWDHMQFKDVAVKVANVELYYKAVHFYLQEHPDLINDMLNVLALRVDHTRVVDIMRKAGHLLLVKPYMVAVQSNNVSAVNEALNQIYVEEEDYDRLRESIDMHDNFDQIGLAQKVEKHELLEMRRIAAYIYKKAGRWRQSIALSKKDNLYKDAMETCSQSGDRELSEELLVYFIEQGKKECFASCLFVCYDLIRPDVALELAWMNNMIDFAFPYLLQFIREYTGKVDELVKDRIAAQSEVKVKEQEEKDMVAQQNMYAQLLPLALPAPPMPGMGGGGGMGGGYGPPPPMGGMGMPPMPAYGMPPMGYQ, from the exons ATGGCTGCTGCTAATGCTCCTATCACCATGAAGGAGGCCTTGACT TTACCGTCGATTGGCATTACTCCACAATTCATTACGTTTACTCATGTTACTATGGAATCGGATAAGTACATATGTGTAAGGGAGACATCACCACAGAATAGTGTTGTTATTATTGATATGAGCATGCCTAATCAACCACTAAGAAGGCCTATCACCGCGGACTCGGCTTTGATGAATCCTAATTCCAGAATTCTTGCTTTGAAAG CTCAACTTCCGGGAACTACTCAGGATCACCTACAAATATTCAACATTGAAATGAAAGCGAAAATGAAGTCCCATCAAATGCCTGAACAG GTTGTCTTTTGGAAGTGGATTTCCCCAAAAATGTTAGGCCTGGTCACTCAAACCTCGGTATATCATTGGTCAATTGAAG GTGAATCAGATCCTGTAAAGATGTTTGATAGAACAGCCAATTTGGCAAGTAATCAAATAATCAACTACAGATGTGATCCTTCCGAGAAATGGTTGGTTTTGATTGGAATTGCACCCGGTTCACCTGAG AGGCCGCAACTTGTCAAAGGAAACATGCAGCTTTTCTCTGTGGAACAGCAACGAAGTCAGTCGCTTGAAGCTCATGCTGCATCTTTTGCTTCACATAAG ATTCCAGGGAATGAAAACCCTTCTACTCTCATCTGTTTTGCCACGAAGACCACCAATGCTGGGCAAATTACGTCAAAATTGCATGTGATTGAGCTTGGTGCCCAGCCAG GCAAACCAGCTTTTTCAAAGAAACAAGCAGATCTTTTCTTTCCTCCAGATTTCGCTGATGACTTTCCGGTGTCAATGCAG ATATCACATAAGTACAGCTTGATCTATGTGATTACAAAGCTTGGGCTTTTATTTGTGTATGACCTCGAGACAGCTACAGCAGTTTACAGGAACCGAATTAGTCCAGATCCTATATTTTTGACGGCGGAAGCTTCATCTGTAGGAGGCTTTTATGCTGTGAATCGGCGTGGACAAGTTCTGCTTGCTACTGTTAATGAGGCAACTATTGTGCCTTTTGTCAGCGGCCAG TTAAACAATCTTGAACTTGCTGTAAATCTTGCCAAAAGGGGAAACCTTCCTGGGGCAGAAAACTTG GTTATCCAGCGCTTCCAAGAATTGTTCTCTCAGACAAAATACAAGGAGGCTGCAGAGCTTGCTGCAGAATCCCCACAGGGTATCCTGCGTACTCCAGACACTGTTGCCAAATTTCAG AGCGTTCCTGTTCAAGCTGGGCAAACTCCCCCACTTCTGCAGTACTTCGGGACATTGTTAACCAGAGGAAAGCTCAATGTATTTGAATCACTGGAGTTATCACGACTTGTTGTGAATCAGAACAAAAAGAATCTTTTGGAGAATTGGTTGGCTGAGGATAAACTTGAATGCAGTGAGGAACTTGGAGACCTTGTGAAG ACTGTGGATAATGACCTTGCACTGAAGATATACATCAAGGCTAGAGCTACTCCTAAAGTTGTTGCGGCCTTTGCTGAACGAAGGGAATTTGATAAAATTCTCATCTACTCGAAGCAG GTTGGATACACACCTGATTATCTATTCCTCCTGCAAACAATTCTGCGATCAGATCCCCAG GGAGCTGTCAATTTTGCTTTGATGATGTCTCAAATGGAAGGTGGATGTCCAGTTGATTATAACACAATCACCGATCTTTTCCTACag CGGAACCTGATTCGTGAGGCAACAGCCTTTCTATTGGATGTTCTGAAGCCGAATTTGCCAGAGCATGGTTTTCTGCAGACAAAG GTCCTGGAGATCAATCTAGTTACTTTTCCAAATGTAGCGGATGCGATCTTGGCCAATGGCATGTTCAGTCATTACGACCGACCTCGCGTTGCTCAGCTTTGTGAAAAAGCTGGACTGTATGTCCGCGCTCTCCAG CATTATGCAGAGTTGCCTGACATCAAACGAGTTATTGTGAATACACATGCGATTGAGCCACAG TCACTTGTAGAGTTCTTTGGGACTCTTTCTAAGGAATGGGCTCTGGAGTGCATGAAGGACCTTTTACTTGTTAATCTGAGAGGAAATCTTCAGATAATTGTGCAG ACTGCCAAGGAATATTCAGAGCAGTTGGGTGTTGAGGCGTGCATAAAACTCTTTGAGCAATTCAAGTCTTATGAAGGTTTATACTTCTTCTTGGGATCGTACTTGAGTTCCAG TGAGGATCCTGAAATTCACTTCAAGTACATTGAAGCTGCTGCTAAGACTGGACAAATTAAGGAGGTTGAACGTGTGACAAGAGAATCAAACTTCTATGATGCTGAGAAGACCAAAAATTTCCTTATGGAGGCCAAACTTCCAGATGCACGTCCATTAATTAATGTCTGTGATCGTTTTGGTTACGTTCCTGACCTCACCCACTACCTCTACACTAACAACATGCTGCGGTACATCGAGGGTTATGTACAAAAG GTCAATCCAGGGAATGCTCCTCTAGTTGTAGGGCAGCTTTTGGATGATGAATGCCCTGAAGATTTCATCAAAGGACTTATTCTTTCTGTTCGTTCACTTCTCCCAGTGGAGCCCCTTGTGGATGAATGTGAGAAGAG GAATCGTCTTCGCTTACTGACCCAGTTCCTGGAGCATCTTGTAAGTGAAGGGAGTCAAGATGTGCATGTTCATAATGCCCTGGGTAAAATTATCATTGATAGCAACAACAATCCTGAGCATTTCCTCACCACCAATCCATACTATGATTCACGCGTAGTTGGTAAATATTGTGAAAAAAGGGACCCAACCTTGGCAGTTGTTGCTTACCGTAGAGGACAGTGTGACAGTGAACTTATCAATGTCACAAACAAGAATTCCTTGTTCAAATTGCAAGCCAG GTATGTGGTGGAGAGGATGGATTCAGACCTCTGGGATTTGGTTCTTAACCCTGAAAATGAGTATAGAAGACAGCTAATTGATCAAGTAGTTTCCACTGCCTTGCCTGAAAGCAAGAGCCCAGAGCAAGTTTCTGCAGCAGTCAAAGCTTTCATGACAGCTGATCTTCCGCACGAGCTAATTGAGCTGCTTGAAAAGATCGTACTTCAAAACTCTGCTTTCAGTGGAAACTTTAATCTGCAAAATCTTTTGATTCTGACAGCCATTAAAGCAGATGCGTCTAGAGTTATGGATTACATCAATAGGCTGGACAATTTCGATGGACCTGCTGTTGGGGAGGTGGCTGTGGAAGCTCAACTGTTTGAAGAAGCATTTgccattttcaagaagttcaacTTGAATGTCCAGGCTGTGAACGTTCTTTTGGATAATATTCAAAGCATTGAACGAGCGGAGGAGTTTGCAttccgtgttgaagaagatgctgTTTGGAGTCAGGTGGCCAAGGCGCAGCTCAGGGAGGGTTTAGTGAGCGAGGCTATTGAGTCATTCATCCGTGCTGATGATGCCACTCATTTCTTAGATGTTATTAAGGCTTCCGAGGATGCAAATGTGTATCATGATCTAGTGAAGTACCTCTTGATGGTTAGACAAAAGTCCAAGGAGCCTAAGGTGGACAGTGAGCTTATTTATGCATATGCTAAGATTGATAGGTTGGGTGATATTGAAGAGTTTATTCTAATGCCGAATGTTGCTAATCTCCAAAGTGTTGGTGATCGGTTATACGATGAAGAACTCTATGAGGCTGCCAAGATCATATTTGCTTTCATTTCCAACTGGGCCAAGCTGGCAGTTTGTCTTGTTAAGCTTAGACAGTTCCAAGGTGCTGTTGATGCAGCTCGTAAGGCCAACAGTGCAAAGACATGGAAGGAAATTTGCTTTGCCTGTGTTGATGCCGAGGAATTCCGTTTGGCTCAGATATGTGGGCTCAACATCATCATACAG GTGGATGACTTGGAGGAGGTCAGTCAATTCTATCAGAACAGAGGCTGTTTCAACGAATTAATTTCTCTAATGGAGAGCGGTCTGGGTTTGGAGCGTGCACATATGGGTATCTTTACCGAGTTAGGAGTCCTATATGCCAGGTATCGTCCAGAGAAGCTCATGGAACATATCAAGCTGTTCTCAACCCGTCTCAATATTCCCAAGCTTATTAGAGCATGCGATGAGCAACAACACTGGAAGGAATTAGTATATTTATACATACAGTATGATGAATTCGACAATGCTGCAACCACcatcatgaatcattctccagaAGCATGGGATCACATGCAATTTAAAGATGTGGCAGTTAAAGTTGCAAATGTGGAACTATACTACAAGGCGGTCCACTTTTACTTGCAAGAACACCCTGATCTTATTAATGATATGCTCAATGTGCTCGCTCTTCGTGTGGACCATACTCGTGTTGTAGACATAATGCGCAAG GCTGGTCACCTGCTCCTTGTGAAACCATACATGGTTGCCGTTCAGAGCAACAATGTCTCTGCTGTGAACGAGGCGTTGAATCAAATCTACGTCGAGGAAGAAGACTATGATAGGCTGCGCGAATCAATTGACATGCATGATAATTTTGATCAGATAGGCCTTGCACAAAAG GTTGAGAAACACGAGCTTCTTGAAATGAGAAGAATAGCTGCCTATATTTACAAGAAAGCAGGTAGGTGGAGGCAGTCCATTGCATTGTCAAAGAAGGACAACCTTTACAAAGATGCCATGGAGACATGTTCTCAATCTGGTGATCGTGAGCTTTCAGAGGAGTTGCTCGTGTATTTCATTGAGCAG GGTAAAAAGGAGTGCTTTGCATCATGCCTCTTTGTTTGTTATGATTTAATCCGGCCTGATGTTGCCCTTGAGCTTGCCTGGATGAACAATATGATCGATTTTGCCTTCCCGTATCTATTGCAA TTTATCCGTGAGTACACTGGTAAAGTTGATGAGCTGGTTAAGGATAGAATTGCGGCCCAAAGTGAAGTTAAGGTCAAAGAGCAGGAGGAGAAAGATATGGTAGCACAACAG aacatgtatgctcaattgcTACCACTTGCATTGCCTGCACCACCAATGCCCGGCATGGGAGGTGGCGGGGGAATGGGAGGAGGTTATGGTCCTCCACCCCCCATGGGAGGTATGGGAATGCCTCCGATGCCAGCCTATGGAATGCCCCCGATGGGTTACCAGTGA
- the LOC113339035 gene encoding probable inactive histone-lysine N-methyltransferase SUVR2, which produces MDIRTTMVQDQKVIDALQAMREMDIPDETTHRNLQKLLKLSKNNWALLEQDNFSRLADYIFESEEHKEQGAEKVEEVDLRAPLKELHPRHDWEASPSAAFSGLPPVKKQKLQKHLGDISSDATSKPSPLNYINGERTEHSQNHSKEKQNQSVSSPRTCYRQDCEELYHPSCREPVSVLREKKSEAKISSDMYLTNEQPTGVFNSMNEQPIVASAQFEVPLSVIHPSDSAPVRTEDGVPIPNDSMGTQALLEYRMPCNNSEEKREDDGISDQQTSSTASLEHANNPESHSSSFEIASSEIGQVKISLQINYAHDRPDFRVPNLDALFNMVEDKCIKSYKIVNPDFSIKKLMQDFCQSYLDAATERKIGKGKALVNGTPPLDVLKKSSVLPKANHVFKLIILESPVKSSLNSRAQIPRPISTDGLGLPTQIIQPKGKLLLTTKGEKDEEDIFSGSKPSSSGSSMVLDQSEGTLDGTNPLGLVVLNQSKCTLGTNSFHKVADISKGQERYKITVANEVCTELLPPSFHYIPRNLVYQNAYIQFPLARIGDENCCSSCDGDCLSSPVPCACAGETGGEFGYTVEGLVKKEFLDECMPLCRDPKKHSFVYCKECPLERSNDADFPDKCKGHLVRKFIKECWSKCGCHIQCGNRVVQRGISRELQVFFTREGKGWGIRALHKLPRGAFVCEYVGEVLTNTELYERNVRNTGNERHTYPVLLDADWGSEAVLKDDELLCLDATYYGNVARFINHRCFDANLIDIPIEIESPDHHYYHIAFFTSREVAAMEELTWDYGIDFLDHNHPIKAFQCLCGSKGCRDIQRRTNSASRSNRHVLSR; this is translated from the exons ATGGACATCAGAACAACAATGGtacaagatcagaaagttatAGATGCCTTGCAGGCAATGAGGGAAATGGACATTCCGGATGAAACAACACACAGAAATCTGCAGAAACTTTTGAAGTTGTCTAAAAATAATTGGGCACTTCTAGAACAAGATAACTTCAGCAGATTGGCAGATTATATATTCGAGTCCGAAGAACATAAG GAACAAGGTGCAGAGAAGGTGGAAGAAGTGGATCTTAGAGCTCCTCTAAAAGAACTGCATCCGAGACATGATTGGGAAGCTTCACCTTCTGCTGCATTTTCTGGTCTACCAccagtaaaaaaacaaaaattgcaGAAGCATTTAGGTGATATTTCCAGTGACGCTACTTCAAAGCCTTCACCTCTAAATTATATAAATGGGGAAAGAACCGAACATTCTCAGAACCATTCCAAGGAAAAACAGAATCAGTCTGTTTCATCACCTCGAACTTGTTACCGTCAGGACTGTGAAGAGTTATATCATCCAAGTTGTAGAGAACCTGTCTCTGTTTtaagagagaagaaatcagaggcaAAAATATCATCTGATATGTATCTTACTAATGAGCAACCTACTGGTGTTTTCAATTCCATGAATGAGCAACCCATTGTAGCCTCTGCCCAGTTCGAGGTTCCTCTTTCAGTGATCCACCCGAGCGACTCTGCTCCAGTTAGAACTGAag ATGGTGTTCCAATCCCAAATGATTCTATGGGCACACAAGCCTTGTTGGAGTACAGGATGCCTTGTAATAATTCCGAAGAGAAACGCGAAGATGATGGCATTTCGGACCAGCAGACTAGCTCCACGGCATCACTGGAGCATGCAAACAATCCAGAGTCTCATTCTTCTAGTTTTGAGATTGCTTCATCCGAAATTGGACAAGTTAAAATTTCTCTGCAGATTAACTATGCCCATGATCGTCCAGACTTCCGTGTGCCAAATCTAGATGCACTTTTCAATATGGTGGAAGACAAATGCATCAAGTCCTACAAAATTGTTAACCCCGACTTTTCTATAAAGAAGCTGATGCAAGACTTTTGCCAATCCTATCTTGATGCGGCGACTGAGAGAAAAATAGGCAAGGGAAAAGCACTTGTAAATGGGACACCACCCCTTGATGTGTTGAAGAAATCTTCTGTGCTGCCTAAAGCCAACCATGTGTTCAAACTCATTATTCTAGAAAGCCCTGTGAAAAGCTCATTGAATTCTCGGGCCCAAATTCCCCGCCCTATTTCAACAGATGGTCTTGGTCTCCCTACTCAAATTATTCAGCCAAAAGGGAAATTGCTTCTGACGACTAAAGGTGAGAAGGATGAGGAAGACATTTTCAGTGGCTCAAAACCTTCAAGTTCAGGAAGTTCCATGGTTCTTGACCAGAGTGAAGGTACCCTTGATGGGACAAATCCATTAGGTTTGGTGGTTCTTAACCAGAGTAAATGTACCCTTGGTACAAATTCATTCCATAAGGTGGCAGACATATCAAAAGGGCAAGAAAGATATAAAATTACAGTAGCAAATGAAGTCTGTACTGAACTTCTCCCTCCTTCCTTTCATTACATACCCCGAAACTTGGTGTATCAGAATGCTTATATCCAGTTTCCACTTGCTCGTATTGGGGATGAAAATTGCTGCTCAAGTTGCGATGGTGATTGTTTGTCCTCGCCAGTTCCTTGTGCATGTGCAGGTGAAACTGGTGGTGAATTTGGATATACAGTGGAAGGACTTGTTAAAAAGGAGTTTCTGGATGAGTGCATGCCACTGTGTCGCGATCCTAAAAAACACAGCTTTGTTTATTGCAAAGAGTGTCCCCTTGAAAGATCTAATGATGCGGATTTCCCTGATAAATGCAAGGGGCACTTAGTGAGGAAGTTCATCAAGGAGTGCTGGAGTAAATGCGGATGCCACATACAATGTGGTAACCGTGTGGTGCAAAGAGGTATATCGCGCGAATTACAG GTATTTTTTACAAGAGAGGGGAAGGGATGGGGCATTCGTGCTCTTCACAAATTGCCTAGAGGTGCTTTTGTTTGTGAGTATGTTGGTGAAGTATTGACAAACACTGAGCTATATGAGCGGAATGTGCGGAATACTGGTAACGAGAGACACACATATCCAGTGCTATTAGATGCTGATTGGGGTTCAGAAGCCGTGTTGAAGGATGACGAGCTCCTCTGTTTAGATGCAACATATTATGGAAATGTTGCAAGGTTTATTAACCACAG GTGTTTCGATGCAAATTTGATCGACATCCCCATCGAGATCGAGTCCCCAGATCATCACTACTATCAT ATTGCTTTTTTCACATCACGAGAAGTGGCGGCAATGGAGGAACTCACTTGG GACTATGGAATTGATTTTCTAGACCACAATCACCCTATCAAGGCATTTCAGTGCCTCTGTGGAAGTAAAGGCTGCCGAGATATACAACGCAGGACAAACAG CGCTAGTAGATCGAATCGTCATGTTTTGAGTCGATGA